Proteins co-encoded in one Rhopalosiphum maidis isolate BTI-1 chromosome 2, ASM367621v3, whole genome shotgun sequence genomic window:
- the LOC113550944 gene encoding putative uncharacterized protein DDB_G0271606 isoform X2 gives MMSIPTNNLKLAVEMATRVESALAKRVGDQPEAQCAPPQQATSQLKTQFEINDLADTDRILLTSKSIQNDIEEFSGTVIVTRGRYLTPKEKNQASSERSLHLLIKGPKKQNLDLAIQKIQSLIQRDKDMSKHPNLTSGPLINGAGIEKVLIGLDHAPPAFDLRNKILGLNGANLHYIMNETGAVVTMRGRGSGFIEANGQESVEPLHLCVEHAKNEVLQNGRQLAFNLIETIQNEYSATYASNHVAPPPNIAHQPSNVHIQQPQVIHQQTIQTNNGQIPQMNPTQYQTVQVAAQTGMMTLQDGSQVVQTSVANVQMPLFTQQAVPQLMAVPPPVMGGHQQQQSAQNAQGPTHIASLGQHQASIMPQIQTQVVNQQQHQLPLSVTPVSYSAIQSQQQQLIQQQAIQTKSLENVQHTPSVTHTTPTTLANGVIPHTQAFMTQAALPIQYIQTSNGQIIAYQPQVQSNTFQMAQSPNVGQVTQLSQQSNSGLIGTTYILGNQMAQYQQPSGQPGQVMIVQYQQPPPAEIQQPAVQTIHLQQTQSGQLIPANIPNGQLIVQQTPGQPAQIQMMMPQLNQFQNLQPQIIQNLPGLLQSQVSQASTQQLLLQQQGKTFTQQTASPGGNQLMSLPISHQILQSQGNGIVTMTLPQQQQQQSHKPQHQLIQTQMSDKQQVIYKQDDSHQPIMIQQGQQQSIQYFQQSNQFQYQPLKRSYEMVVSEGGGITGAKIIRTGPSSVTGNDGNDDNQIRQLTINGMVATSNTGRRTPQTNFQHQLATGASNITGDSRSKECSNMNSKEDLNKQVDRNKQQRYQFYPGRGYEPDQRSGTPVSESNRTQSVTFTVLPDPMRNQTFTPAQAADLQQQHQQQQQQQQQQQQQQQQQQQQQQQQQQQQQQQQQQQQQQQQQPQATITYQTQQQMPSYWIQQGSSPQEGTITGTSPPKEGTLHYVD, from the exons ATGATGTCGATCCCAACCAACAATCTCAAGCTGGCTGTGGAAATGGCAACCAGAGTAGAATCAGCTCTAGCAAAACGGGTCGGCGATCAACCAGAG GCCCAATGTGCGCCCCCTCAACAGGCTACGTCGCAGCTCAAAACCCAGTTCGAAATCAATGACTTGGCAGACACTGATCGTATACTACTCACTAGCAAGTCCATTCAAAATGACATTGAAGAATTTTCgg GTACGGTGATTGTTACTAGAGGACGATACTTGACtcctaaagaaaaaaatcaagcgTCATCAGAGCGATCATTACATTTACTTATCAAAGggccaaaaaaacaaaatttagatC ttgctattcaaaaaattcaatCACTTATTCAACGAGACAAAGATATGTCAAAACATCCAAATTTGACATCTGGGCCTTTAATTAATGGGGCAGGAATT gAGAAAGTCTTAATTGGCTTAGACCACGCACCTCCAGCTTTTGACCtcagaaataaaatactaggCTTAAACGGAGCTAATCttcattatataatgaatGAAACAGGGGCCGTAGTAACCATGCGAGGACGGGGTTCTGGATTCATTGAGGCTAATGGACAAGAATCAGTTGAACCTTTACATCTATGTGTCga ACATGCAAAAAATGAAGTATTACAAAATGGTAGACAATTAGCtttcaatttaattgaaaCTATTCAAAATGAATATAGTGCTACGTATGCATCTAATCATGTTGCACCACCACCCAATATTGCTCACCAACCATCCAATGTTCACATCCAGCAACCACAAGTAATTCATCAACAAACTATTCAAACCAATAATGGTCAAATACCACAAATGAATCCaa CTCAATATCAGACTGTTCAAGTAGCTGCACAAACTGGAATGATGACATTACAGGATGGTTCACAAGTGGTACAGACATCTGTTGCTAATGTTCAAATGCCATTATTTACCCAACAAGCTG taCCTCAATTAATGGCTGTTCCCCCACCAGTAATGGGAGGtcatcaacaacaacaatcaGCACAAAACGCACAGGGGCCAACTCATATAGCTTCTTTGGGTCAGCATCAAGCATCGATTATGCCTCAAATTCAAACACAAGTAGTCAATCAACAACAACACCAACTTCCATTGTCTGTTACCCCAGTCAGCTATTCAGCAATTCAATCACAGCAACAGCAGCTAATTCAACAGCAAGCAATACAAACT aaaagtttAGAAAATGTTCAACATACCCCATCTGTAACTCATACTACTCCTACAACACTAGCTAATGGTGTTATTCCTCATACGCAGGCATTTATGACTCAAGCTGCACTTCCTATTCAA tatatTCAAACATCTAATGGCCAAATTATTGCATACCAACCACAAGTGCAATCAAATACATTCCAAATGGCTCAATCTCCCAATGTAGGACAAGTGACTCAATTAAGCCAACAGTCCAACTCTGGATTGATTGGTACCACTTACATACTTGGTAACCAAATGGCACAATATCAGCAACCATCTGGCCAACCAGGTCAAGTCATGATTGTGCAATATCAACAACCACCGCCGGCTGAAATTCAGCAGCCCGCCGTACAGACTATTCATTTACAACAAACACAATCTGGTCAATTGATCCCAGCAAACATTCCTAATGGCCAATTAATTGTACAACAGACACCAGGGCAACCTGCTCAAATACAAATGATGATGCCTCAACTAAATCAATTCCAAAATCTTCAAccacaaattatacaaaacttgCCAGGCCTTTTACAGTCGCAAGTTAGTCAGGCATCTACACAACAGTTGTTACTCCAACAGCAAGGCAAAACATTTACACAACAAACAGCTTCGCCTGGTGGCAATCAGTTAATGTCACTGCCAATATCTCATCAGATTTTGCAATCACAAGGTAATGGCATAGTTACAATGACACTTCCAcaacagcagcaacaacaaTCACATAAACCTCAACATCAGTTGATTCAGACACAAATGTCAGATAAACAACAAGTCATCTACAAACAAGATGACAGCCATCAACCCATCATGATACAACAAGGACAGCAGCAGTCAATTCAGTATTTTCAACAAAGTAACCAATTTCAATATCAGCCTTTAAAACGGTCGTATGAAATG GTTGTATCAGAAGGTGGAGGAATTACTGGAGCCAAAATAATACGAACTGGACCATCTTCAGTTACTGG TAACGATGGTAATGATGACAACCAAATTCGCCAACTGACAATTAATGGTATGGTAGCTACATCAAATACAGGGAGACGTACTCCGCAGACTAATTTTCAGCATCAATTAGCAACAGGTGCCTCAAACATTACAG GTGATTCACGTTCCAAGGAATGTTCAAACATGAATTCcaaag aaGACTTAAATAAACAAGTTGACAGAAATAAACAGCAGCGATATCAATTTTATCcag GACGTGGATATGAACCTGATCAACGATCAGGTACTCCAGTATCGGAATCTAATCGAACACAATCTGTGACATTCACAGTATTGCCTGATCCGATGAGAAATCAAACTTTTACTCCAGCTCAAGCTGCTGATCTACAACAACAGCAccaacaacaacagcagcagcagcagcagcaacaacaacaacaacagcaacagcaacaacaacaacaacagcagcaacagcaacaacaacaacaacaacaacaacagcagcagcagcagcaacaaccACAGGCCACCATTACATACCAAACCCAGCAACAAATGCCGTCATATTGGATTCAGCAAGGTAGCTCCCCCCAAGAAGGTACTATCACTGGCACATCCCCACCAAAAGAAGGAACACTCCATTATGTAGATTAA
- the LOC113550944 gene encoding putative uncharacterized protein DDB_G0271606 isoform X1: MMSIPTNNLKLAVEMATRVESALAKRVGDQPEAQCAPPQQATSQLKTQFEINDLADTDRILLTSKSIQNDIEEFSGTVIVTRGRYLTPKEKNQASSERSLHLLIKGPKKQNLDLAIQKIQSLIQRDKDMSKHPNLTSGPLINGAGIEKVLIGLDHAPPAFDLRNKILGLNGANLHYIMNETGAVVTMRGRGSGFIEANGQESVEPLHLCVEHAKNEVLQNGRQLAFNLIETIQNEYSATYASNHVAPPPNIAHQPSNVHIQQPQVIHQQTIQTNNGQIPQMNPTQYQTVQVAAQTGMMTLQDGSQVVQTSVANVQMPLFTQQAVPQLMAVPPPVMGGHQQQQSAQNAQGPTHIASLGQHQASIMPQIQTQVVNQQQHQLPLSVTPVSYSAIQSQQQQLIQQQAIQTKSLENVQHTPSVTHTTPTTLANGVIPHTQAFMTQAALPIQYIQTSNGQIIAYQPQVQSNTFQMAQSPNVGQVTQLSQQSNSGLIGTTYILGNQMAQYQQPSGQPGQVMIVQYQQPPPAEIQQPAVQTIHLQQTQSGQLIPANIPNGQLIVQQTPGQPAQIQMMMPQLNQFQNLQPQIIQNLPGLLQSQVSQASTQQLLLQQQGKTFTQQTASPGGNQLMSLPISHQILQSQGNGIVTMTLPQQQQQQSHKPQHQLIQTQMSDKQQVIYKQDDSHQPIMIQQGQQQSIQYFQQSNQFQYQPLKRSYEMCFQVVSEGGGITGAKIIRTGPSSVTGNDGNDDNQIRQLTINGMVATSNTGRRTPQTNFQHQLATGASNITGDSRSKECSNMNSKEDLNKQVDRNKQQRYQFYPGRGYEPDQRSGTPVSESNRTQSVTFTVLPDPMRNQTFTPAQAADLQQQHQQQQQQQQQQQQQQQQQQQQQQQQQQQQQQQQQQQQQQQQQPQATITYQTQQQMPSYWIQQGSSPQEGTITGTSPPKEGTLHYVD; this comes from the exons ATGATGTCGATCCCAACCAACAATCTCAAGCTGGCTGTGGAAATGGCAACCAGAGTAGAATCAGCTCTAGCAAAACGGGTCGGCGATCAACCAGAG GCCCAATGTGCGCCCCCTCAACAGGCTACGTCGCAGCTCAAAACCCAGTTCGAAATCAATGACTTGGCAGACACTGATCGTATACTACTCACTAGCAAGTCCATTCAAAATGACATTGAAGAATTTTCgg GTACGGTGATTGTTACTAGAGGACGATACTTGACtcctaaagaaaaaaatcaagcgTCATCAGAGCGATCATTACATTTACTTATCAAAGggccaaaaaaacaaaatttagatC ttgctattcaaaaaattcaatCACTTATTCAACGAGACAAAGATATGTCAAAACATCCAAATTTGACATCTGGGCCTTTAATTAATGGGGCAGGAATT gAGAAAGTCTTAATTGGCTTAGACCACGCACCTCCAGCTTTTGACCtcagaaataaaatactaggCTTAAACGGAGCTAATCttcattatataatgaatGAAACAGGGGCCGTAGTAACCATGCGAGGACGGGGTTCTGGATTCATTGAGGCTAATGGACAAGAATCAGTTGAACCTTTACATCTATGTGTCga ACATGCAAAAAATGAAGTATTACAAAATGGTAGACAATTAGCtttcaatttaattgaaaCTATTCAAAATGAATATAGTGCTACGTATGCATCTAATCATGTTGCACCACCACCCAATATTGCTCACCAACCATCCAATGTTCACATCCAGCAACCACAAGTAATTCATCAACAAACTATTCAAACCAATAATGGTCAAATACCACAAATGAATCCaa CTCAATATCAGACTGTTCAAGTAGCTGCACAAACTGGAATGATGACATTACAGGATGGTTCACAAGTGGTACAGACATCTGTTGCTAATGTTCAAATGCCATTATTTACCCAACAAGCTG taCCTCAATTAATGGCTGTTCCCCCACCAGTAATGGGAGGtcatcaacaacaacaatcaGCACAAAACGCACAGGGGCCAACTCATATAGCTTCTTTGGGTCAGCATCAAGCATCGATTATGCCTCAAATTCAAACACAAGTAGTCAATCAACAACAACACCAACTTCCATTGTCTGTTACCCCAGTCAGCTATTCAGCAATTCAATCACAGCAACAGCAGCTAATTCAACAGCAAGCAATACAAACT aaaagtttAGAAAATGTTCAACATACCCCATCTGTAACTCATACTACTCCTACAACACTAGCTAATGGTGTTATTCCTCATACGCAGGCATTTATGACTCAAGCTGCACTTCCTATTCAA tatatTCAAACATCTAATGGCCAAATTATTGCATACCAACCACAAGTGCAATCAAATACATTCCAAATGGCTCAATCTCCCAATGTAGGACAAGTGACTCAATTAAGCCAACAGTCCAACTCTGGATTGATTGGTACCACTTACATACTTGGTAACCAAATGGCACAATATCAGCAACCATCTGGCCAACCAGGTCAAGTCATGATTGTGCAATATCAACAACCACCGCCGGCTGAAATTCAGCAGCCCGCCGTACAGACTATTCATTTACAACAAACACAATCTGGTCAATTGATCCCAGCAAACATTCCTAATGGCCAATTAATTGTACAACAGACACCAGGGCAACCTGCTCAAATACAAATGATGATGCCTCAACTAAATCAATTCCAAAATCTTCAAccacaaattatacaaaacttgCCAGGCCTTTTACAGTCGCAAGTTAGTCAGGCATCTACACAACAGTTGTTACTCCAACAGCAAGGCAAAACATTTACACAACAAACAGCTTCGCCTGGTGGCAATCAGTTAATGTCACTGCCAATATCTCATCAGATTTTGCAATCACAAGGTAATGGCATAGTTACAATGACACTTCCAcaacagcagcaacaacaaTCACATAAACCTCAACATCAGTTGATTCAGACACAAATGTCAGATAAACAACAAGTCATCTACAAACAAGATGACAGCCATCAACCCATCATGATACAACAAGGACAGCAGCAGTCAATTCAGTATTTTCAACAAAGTAACCAATTTCAATATCAGCCTTTAAAACGGTCGTATGAAATG TGTTTTCAGGTTGTATCAGAAGGTGGAGGAATTACTGGAGCCAAAATAATACGAACTGGACCATCTTCAGTTACTGG TAACGATGGTAATGATGACAACCAAATTCGCCAACTGACAATTAATGGTATGGTAGCTACATCAAATACAGGGAGACGTACTCCGCAGACTAATTTTCAGCATCAATTAGCAACAGGTGCCTCAAACATTACAG GTGATTCACGTTCCAAGGAATGTTCAAACATGAATTCcaaag aaGACTTAAATAAACAAGTTGACAGAAATAAACAGCAGCGATATCAATTTTATCcag GACGTGGATATGAACCTGATCAACGATCAGGTACTCCAGTATCGGAATCTAATCGAACACAATCTGTGACATTCACAGTATTGCCTGATCCGATGAGAAATCAAACTTTTACTCCAGCTCAAGCTGCTGATCTACAACAACAGCAccaacaacaacagcagcagcagcagcagcaacaacaacaacaacagcaacagcaacaacaacaacaacagcagcaacagcaacaacaacaacaacaacaacaacagcagcagcagcagcaacaaccACAGGCCACCATTACATACCAAACCCAGCAACAAATGCCGTCATATTGGATTCAGCAAGGTAGCTCCCCCCAAGAAGGTACTATCACTGGCACATCCCCACCAAAAGAAGGAACACTCCATTATGTAGATTAA
- the LOC113550944 gene encoding putative uncharacterized protein DDB_G0271606 isoform X3, with translation MMSIPTNNLKLAVEMATRVESALAKRVGDQPEAQCAPPQQATSQLKTQFEINDLADTDRILLTSKSIQNDIEEFSGTVIVTRGRYLTPKEKNQASSERSLHLLIKGPKKQNLDLAIQKIQSLIQRDKDMSKHPNLTSGPLINGAGIEKVLIGLDHAPPAFDLRNKILGLNGANLHYIMNETGAVVTMRGRGSGFIEANGQESVEPLHLCVEHAKNEVLQNGRQLAFNLIETIQNEYSATYASNHVAPPPNIAHQPSNVHIQQPQVIHQQTIQTNNGQIPQMNPTQYQTVQVAAQTGMMTLQDGSQVVQTSVANVQMPLFTQQAVPQLMAVPPPVMGGHQQQQSAQNAQGPTHIASLGQHQASIMPQIQTQVVNQQQHQLPLSVTPVSYSAIQSQQQQLIQQQAIQTKSLENVQHTPSVTHTTPTTLANGVIPHTQAFMTQAALPIQYIQTSNGQIIAYQPQVQSNTFQMAQSPNVGQVTQLSQQSNSGLIGTTYILGNQMAQYQQPSGQPGQVMIVQYQQPPPAEIQQPAVQTIHLQQTQSGQLIPANIPNGQLIVQQTPGQPAQIQMMMPQLNQFQNLQPQIIQNLPGLLQSQVSQASTQQLLLQQQGKTFTQQTASPGGNQLMSLPISHQILQSQGNGIVTMTLPQQQQQQSHKPQHQLIQTQMSDKQQVIYKQDDSHQPIMIQQGQQQSIQYFQQSNQFQYQPLKRSYEMCFQVVSEGGGITGAKIIRTGPSSVTGNDGNDDNQIRQLTINGMVATSNTGRRTPQTNFQHQLATGDSRSKECSNMNSKEDLNKQVDRNKQQRYQFYPGRGYEPDQRSGTPVSESNRTQSVTFTVLPDPMRNQTFTPAQAADLQQQHQQQQQQQQQQQQQQQQQQQQQQQQQQQQQQQQQQQQQQQQQPQATITYQTQQQMPSYWIQQGSSPQEGTITGTSPPKEGTLHYVD, from the exons ATGATGTCGATCCCAACCAACAATCTCAAGCTGGCTGTGGAAATGGCAACCAGAGTAGAATCAGCTCTAGCAAAACGGGTCGGCGATCAACCAGAG GCCCAATGTGCGCCCCCTCAACAGGCTACGTCGCAGCTCAAAACCCAGTTCGAAATCAATGACTTGGCAGACACTGATCGTATACTACTCACTAGCAAGTCCATTCAAAATGACATTGAAGAATTTTCgg GTACGGTGATTGTTACTAGAGGACGATACTTGACtcctaaagaaaaaaatcaagcgTCATCAGAGCGATCATTACATTTACTTATCAAAGggccaaaaaaacaaaatttagatC ttgctattcaaaaaattcaatCACTTATTCAACGAGACAAAGATATGTCAAAACATCCAAATTTGACATCTGGGCCTTTAATTAATGGGGCAGGAATT gAGAAAGTCTTAATTGGCTTAGACCACGCACCTCCAGCTTTTGACCtcagaaataaaatactaggCTTAAACGGAGCTAATCttcattatataatgaatGAAACAGGGGCCGTAGTAACCATGCGAGGACGGGGTTCTGGATTCATTGAGGCTAATGGACAAGAATCAGTTGAACCTTTACATCTATGTGTCga ACATGCAAAAAATGAAGTATTACAAAATGGTAGACAATTAGCtttcaatttaattgaaaCTATTCAAAATGAATATAGTGCTACGTATGCATCTAATCATGTTGCACCACCACCCAATATTGCTCACCAACCATCCAATGTTCACATCCAGCAACCACAAGTAATTCATCAACAAACTATTCAAACCAATAATGGTCAAATACCACAAATGAATCCaa CTCAATATCAGACTGTTCAAGTAGCTGCACAAACTGGAATGATGACATTACAGGATGGTTCACAAGTGGTACAGACATCTGTTGCTAATGTTCAAATGCCATTATTTACCCAACAAGCTG taCCTCAATTAATGGCTGTTCCCCCACCAGTAATGGGAGGtcatcaacaacaacaatcaGCACAAAACGCACAGGGGCCAACTCATATAGCTTCTTTGGGTCAGCATCAAGCATCGATTATGCCTCAAATTCAAACACAAGTAGTCAATCAACAACAACACCAACTTCCATTGTCTGTTACCCCAGTCAGCTATTCAGCAATTCAATCACAGCAACAGCAGCTAATTCAACAGCAAGCAATACAAACT aaaagtttAGAAAATGTTCAACATACCCCATCTGTAACTCATACTACTCCTACAACACTAGCTAATGGTGTTATTCCTCATACGCAGGCATTTATGACTCAAGCTGCACTTCCTATTCAA tatatTCAAACATCTAATGGCCAAATTATTGCATACCAACCACAAGTGCAATCAAATACATTCCAAATGGCTCAATCTCCCAATGTAGGACAAGTGACTCAATTAAGCCAACAGTCCAACTCTGGATTGATTGGTACCACTTACATACTTGGTAACCAAATGGCACAATATCAGCAACCATCTGGCCAACCAGGTCAAGTCATGATTGTGCAATATCAACAACCACCGCCGGCTGAAATTCAGCAGCCCGCCGTACAGACTATTCATTTACAACAAACACAATCTGGTCAATTGATCCCAGCAAACATTCCTAATGGCCAATTAATTGTACAACAGACACCAGGGCAACCTGCTCAAATACAAATGATGATGCCTCAACTAAATCAATTCCAAAATCTTCAAccacaaattatacaaaacttgCCAGGCCTTTTACAGTCGCAAGTTAGTCAGGCATCTACACAACAGTTGTTACTCCAACAGCAAGGCAAAACATTTACACAACAAACAGCTTCGCCTGGTGGCAATCAGTTAATGTCACTGCCAATATCTCATCAGATTTTGCAATCACAAGGTAATGGCATAGTTACAATGACACTTCCAcaacagcagcaacaacaaTCACATAAACCTCAACATCAGTTGATTCAGACACAAATGTCAGATAAACAACAAGTCATCTACAAACAAGATGACAGCCATCAACCCATCATGATACAACAAGGACAGCAGCAGTCAATTCAGTATTTTCAACAAAGTAACCAATTTCAATATCAGCCTTTAAAACGGTCGTATGAAATG TGTTTTCAGGTTGTATCAGAAGGTGGAGGAATTACTGGAGCCAAAATAATACGAACTGGACCATCTTCAGTTACTGG TAACGATGGTAATGATGACAACCAAATTCGCCAACTGACAATTAATGGTATGGTAGCTACATCAAATACAGGGAGACGTACTCCGCAGACTAATTTTCAGCATCAATTAGCAACAG GTGATTCACGTTCCAAGGAATGTTCAAACATGAATTCcaaag aaGACTTAAATAAACAAGTTGACAGAAATAAACAGCAGCGATATCAATTTTATCcag GACGTGGATATGAACCTGATCAACGATCAGGTACTCCAGTATCGGAATCTAATCGAACACAATCTGTGACATTCACAGTATTGCCTGATCCGATGAGAAATCAAACTTTTACTCCAGCTCAAGCTGCTGATCTACAACAACAGCAccaacaacaacagcagcagcagcagcagcaacaacaacaacaacagcaacagcaacaacaacaacaacagcagcaacagcaacaacaacaacaacaacaacaacagcagcagcagcagcaacaaccACAGGCCACCATTACATACCAAACCCAGCAACAAATGCCGTCATATTGGATTCAGCAAGGTAGCTCCCCCCAAGAAGGTACTATCACTGGCACATCCCCACCAAAAGAAGGAACACTCCATTATGTAGATTAA